Within Runella rosea, the genomic segment TTGATATCAAACCGGGCACGAATGCGGAGTTTGAGCAGAATTTAGAAAAAGCCCAAGCCGTGATTAGTCAATCAAAAGGCTATGTGGGGCATGATTTTAAGAAGTGTATCGAACAGCAAAACCGCTACGTATTGCTTATTCGTTGGGAGAGTCTCGAAGCGCATACCATCGGTTTTCGCGAATCGGAATTATTCAAAGAATGGCGCGGATTGATTGGGCCGTTTTTTGAAAACCCGCCCGTGGTGCTGCATTATGAAGACTTGGATTTTAATTCAACATTAAGATAAATAGATTCCATGGAAACAGAAATGCCAACGGATTGTAAAGGTAAGTGACCGGTCATTTCGGTAATAATGGTTTCCTGCCAACGTCCGGGACTCTCACGAAACCAAACCTCGGCGTAGCATTCATCCTGACGAATGAGTACATATTCACGGAATGAATCAAGTGTTTTGTATTTGTCAAACTTTCTGGTGCGGTCGTAGCGGGATGTACTTTTAGAAAGTACTTCGACTACTAAAATCGGATTGATCAGTAACAGTTGATTGTCGTCCCAGTACAAAGGTTTTTCACAAACGGCTAACGCATCGGCATAAACACATGCATCAAGACTTTGTAAATAAACTAATTGTGCCGAAGAAAATACGATATGGTTTCTTTCAAGATTTTCGCCACGATTAACCATCTGAGCTATCATATTGACCGAAATGATATTGTGAGGGCCTTTGGCGTAGGGCATTTTAATGATTTGACCGTCAATGAATTCGTGCTTATGAATGGATATCGCCTCTTTCCGTAAATACTGCTCTAAAGTGTATCTGCGCACAGGACGGCTTAGCTTGAGAGGCGGCGTAAATTCTCGTGCTTGGGTAGTCATGACCTGTTCTTTTTTCAAAAATAACGTAATTATCAACCAATTCAAATGAAAATCATTGACCTTTCCGTGACGATTTCTGAGGAAATCAAAGAGCCGCTTCCTACCAAAATCGTCTACGAAGACCACAAAGAAGGGGCAAAAAAAATGGGTGGAAAACTTTTCGAAGGTATTGCCGGCGATGTCTTTATTGACGGCAACGGCCCGGCAGGTGAGTTTTTGACCGTGACG encodes:
- a CDS encoding Uma2 family endonuclease, producing the protein MTTQAREFTPPLKLSRPVRRYTLEQYLRKEAISIHKHEFIDGQIIKMPYAKGPHNIISVNMIAQMVNRGENLERNHIVFSSAQLVYLQSLDACVYADALAVCEKPLYWDDNQLLLINPILVVEVLSKSTSRYDRTRKFDKYKTLDSFREYVLIRQDECYAEVWFRESPGRWQETIITEMTGHLPLQSVGISVSMESIYLNVELKSKSS
- a CDS encoding antibiotic biosynthesis monooxygenase family protein, translated to MILELATIDIKPGTNAEFEQNLEKAQAVISQSKGYVGHDFKKCIEQQNRYVLLIRWESLEAHTIGFRESELFKEWRGLIGPFFENPPVVLHYEDLDFNSTLR